One genomic segment of Ipomoea triloba cultivar NCNSP0323 chromosome 9, ASM357664v1 includes these proteins:
- the LOC116029651 gene encoding uncharacterized protein LOC116029651, whose product MVLPLGFQGQKPGQACKLLRSLYGLKQASRQWNAKLNSALASRGFEQSKSDPSLLTKGSGKDFIAILIYVDDILVGSPNLHQIQILKAFLDDTFKIKDLGSLGFFLGIEAHVGDSGLNLCQRKYALDILNESGFINCKPVNTPMVPGHQLSKEGGTALADISSYKRLIGRLLYLTATRPDIAYAVQQLSQFVDTPTDEHLTAAHRVLLYIKKAPGQGLFYPKNGALQLNAFSDSDWASCSETRKSVTGFCVFLGSSLISWRSKKQATVSRSSSEAEYRALAATVCELQWLNLLLHGLQAKPSKPAVVFCDSKSAIAIAENHVFHERTKHIDIDCHVVREKVSQGLIKLLSVTSTSQTADGFTKTLPTSMFQWFVSKLGIQNLHAPVYGGIRGYERQFRRRALTPIHAS is encoded by the coding sequence ATGGTTTTACCACTGGGTTTTCAAGGTCAGAAACCAGGGCAAGCTTGCAAACTTCTCCGATCCTTATATGGGCTGAAACAAGCTAGCCGACAGTGGAACGCGAAGTTAAACAGTGCGTTGGCCAGTAGAGGATTCGAACAATCGAAATCAGACCCTTCATTACTCACCAAAGGAAGTGGTAAGGATTTCATTGCAATTCtcatatatgttgatgacatccTAGTTGGAAGTCCCAATCTACATCAAATACAAATACTCAAGGCATTTCTTGATGATACTTTCAAAATCAAAGATCTGGGCAGCTTGGGTTTCTTTCTGGGAATTGAGGCACATGTTGGGGACTCAGGACTGAACCTCTGCCAACGAAAATATGCCTTAGATATTCTGAATGAGTCTGGTTTCATAAATTGCAAGCCGGTGAATACTCCGATGGTTCCAGGTCATCAACTAAGCAAAGAAGGAGGCACTGCTCTGGCTGATATCAGTAGCTACAAACGGCTGATTGGAAGATTGCTATATCTCACCGCTACAAGGCCCGATATTGCATATGCGGTACAGCAACTCAGTCAGTTCGTTGACACTCCAACTGATGAACATTTAACTGCTGCACACAGGGTCCTCCTGTACATAAAGAAAGCCCCTGGTCAGGGCTTGTTCTATCCCAAGAATGGTGCTCTACAACTCAACGCATTTTCTGATTCAGACTGGGCATCTTGTTCGGAGACACGAAAGTCTGTCACTGGCTTCTGTGTCTTCCTTGGATCCTCCCTTATCTCATGGCGCTCAAAGAAGCAGGCTACGGTTTCTCGTTCATCATCCGAAGCTGAGTATCGTGCCCTGGCCGCCACAGTCTGTGAATTACAATGGCTCAACCTGCTTCTTCACGGCCTGCAAGCTAAGCCTAGCAAACCTGCAGTGGTGTTTTGCGATAGTAAATCTGCCATCGCAATTGCTGAAAACCACGTGTTTCACGAGAGGACCAAGCATATAGACATAGACTGTCATGTTGTGCGAGAGAAAGTCAGTCAAGGCCTCATCAAGCTTCTATCTGTCACCTCGACATCCCAAACTGCAGACGGGTTCACCAAAACTCTGCCTACCTCTATGTTTCAATGGTTTGTATCTAAACTGGGCATCCAAAATTTGCATGCGCCAGTTTACGGGGGTATTAGAGGGTATGAAAGGCAGTTTAGAAGAAGGGCATTAACGCCAATTCACGCTTCTTGA